The sequence TGCTCGATTCCAGCTTTTCGGCGAAGAAACGTGACCGGACGACGTTCCGGGGCCGCCGGCTGACGAGCTCTCCTTGCAAGAGCTTCCGCAACAGGTCGACGGCCAGGTTGCGCTGCCGCATGCCCCGCACTCTGGTCAGGAAGTCGTCGGACAGGATCGAGGCGTCCGGCTTGTCGAGTCCCGCGGTGGCGAAGAGGTCGGCCATGCCCTCGGAGGTCACCGCACGCGAGAGGATGGGGCGCACGGCGGGGTCCATGTCTTCCGCCGGTTGGGCGTCGCCCGGCGCACGCTTGTGCAGAGCGGCTGCGACGGCCTGAAAGAAGCCGACGTCGTCGCGGATTCGGAGAGCGTGCTGGTGCGGTACTGACAGCGCGTATGCCCGGGACAGCTCGCGCGCGGCGCGCAGAAAGTGCTCCTTGCCCGACGGACGGTTGAGACCGTGACCGTTGCCGGAGTCGTTGGTGTCGGTACCCTGGGCCAGGATGTGCTCCTGTGCATCCGGCAACAGCCGGAGGCGTTCGGCCGCCGTCCCGGTTGCCCACGCCGACCGGTCGAAGCCCTGGAACAGTCCAACGCAAACGTCGTACTTCTCCAGCAGGACAGCCGCCGCCTCCGACTGCTCGAGCACCGTCGCGCCTGAGCCGCCGCTCTCGGCGTAGGTCGCGCGCGCACGCTTCAACTCGTGAGCGAGGCCGACGTAGTCCACGATCAGTCCGCCCGGCTTGTCCTTGAACACCCGGTTGACTCGTGCAATGGCCTGCATCAGGTGCCGGCCCCGCATCGGCTTGTCCACGTACATCGTGTGGAGACAGGGGACATCGAACCCGGTCAGCCACATGTCGCATACGAGCACCATCACGAGGGGATCGTTGGCGTCGCGGAACCGTTTCGCGAGCGTCTCGTGTTCGGCCCTGCCGCGGATATGGGCGTGCCAGTCAGGCGGATCCGACGCCGTGCCGGTAATCACGATCTCGATATTCCCCTTGTCGTCGATGTGGCGCCAAGCCGGGCGCCGGCGGATGATCTCGCGGTACAGATCGATGCACATGCGCCGGCTCCTGCAGACGATCATTGCCTTGCCGGCGAGAGCCTCGATGCGCTGCTCGAAATGCGCGACGATGTCGCGGGCGAGCGCGACTCGCCGTTCGGCGCCGGCAATCCCTTCGGGTTGCGCTCTTTTCGTCCGCGGCGGTTCCCCAGGCTCCACGCTCTCTCGCGCGCTCGCTTCCTCGAAGTCGCGACCCGTGGCAGCTTGCTCGCGCTGGGGGACAGCGAGCCTTGCGAGCCGGTTCTCGTAGTAGATCGGTATCGTCGCACAGTCGTCGATAGCGCGCTGGATGTCGTAGATGCTGGTGTATTCCCCGAAGACCGCGCGGGAATGGGCGTCTCGCTGTCCGATCGGCGCGCCGGTGAAACCGATGAACGAGGCGTTAGGGAGCGCGTCGCGCATATGCGTGGCCCCGCCGACGAGGTCGTATTGCCCGCTGTGGACTTCGTCGGCGATGACAACTATGTTGCGTCGTTCGGACAGCGCCCGGTGTTGTGCGTTCCCGGCGTCCGGGAAGAGCTTCCAGGCCGGGGTGAAGATCACGCCGCCCGATTCCACCGCGAGCCGGCGGCGCAGATCGGCTCGGTTCTGGGCCAGCTTCGGCGGTTGGCGCAGCAAGTCCCGGCAGCGCGCGAAGGTGTTGAAGAGCTGGCCATCGGAATCGTTGCGGTCGGTCAGTACCACGATGGTCGGATTCGCCATGGCCGGCTCGCGGCTGATGCACCCCGCATAGAAGGCCATGGTCAGGCTCTTGCCGGTGCCCGGTGTGTGCCAGACGATCCCGATGCGCCGATCCCCGACCCGACCGGTTGCTCCTCGGCCGGATTGATATCCCCCGCGCCCCTCGAAGTCTGCCGCGGCGGGCTCGCTGTGCTCGACCGTCCCTGGCCCCGCCTGCGGAGGTCCCGCGGCGCGCAGTGTCTCCCGGACCGCTGCGCGCACCGCGTGGAACTGGTGATAGCCGGCCACCCGCTTGACGACTGCGCCGCCACCGTCGTCGAAGACGATGAAATCGCGGATGAGATCGAGGAAGCGCCGCGGCTCGAATACGCCCTCGATCAGCACCTGCAGCTCCGTCAGGAAGGCCGGTGCGAGCTCTTCGCCACCGATGGTGCGCCACGGCCTGAAACCGTCGCGTTCTGCGGTGAGCGTGCCGACCAGTGAACGGACCCCATCCGAGACTGCCAGCACCTCGTTGAAGGCGAGCAGAGTTGGAAGCGCTTTCCTGTAGTTCTGGAGTTGTCGCCACGCCGTCCATGCGGTTACGTTCTCGTCGGCGGCGTTCTTCAGCTCGATGACGCCGAGCGGCAGCCCGTTGACGAACAGCACGATGTCCGGCCGGCGGGTGTGGAGATTCTCGATGACCGTGAACTGGCTCACGGCCATCCAGTCGTTGTTGCCAGGTGTCTCGAAATCGAGGACCTGCGCCAACGCGTTCCGAATCGACCCGTTCGCAGTGCGGTACCTGACCGGTACGCCGTTCACCAGAAGCCGATGGAGAGTGCGGTTGCTGGCTTCCAGCGTCGATCCGTCGGGCTGGGTCAGCCGTTGCAGTGCGGCGTCGACCGCGTCGGGTGGGCAGGATGGGTTCAGTCGGACCAGCGCGCCGTGCAGGACGCCCGGAAGAACGACGTCGGCGTACGTCCGGCGGACGGATTCCGAACCCGGGGGGGTATCCGGACCGGAAACGATCGCGTAGCCGAGTGCGCGAAACCAGTCGAGGGCCGCTTCCTCGACGAGCGACTCCGTGAAGGATGGCATGCCGTCACTCCGCTCTCGCGAGCGGCGGAAGACCCTCGACGTGGTCCAGCCATTCCCTGAAATGGCGGCACTCCGCGCGGATGCACTCGATGCCGATACGGGCCGACACGGCGGCGCCGTGAAGCAC comes from Acidobacteriota bacterium and encodes:
- a CDS encoding type I restriction endonuclease subunit R, with translation MPSFTESLVEEAALDWFRALGYAIVSGPDTPPGSESVRRTYADVVLPGVLHGALVRLNPSCPPDAVDAALQRLTQPDGSTLEASNRTLHRLLVNGVPVRYRTANGSIRNALAQVLDFETPGNNDWMAVSQFTVIENLHTRRPDIVLFVNGLPLGVIELKNAADENVTAWTAWRQLQNYRKALPTLLAFNEVLAVSDGVRSLVGTLTAERDGFRPWRTIGGEELAPAFLTELQVLIEGVFEPRRFLDLIRDFIVFDDGGGAVVKRVAGYHQFHAVRAAVRETLRAAGPPQAGPGTVEHSEPAAADFEGRGGYQSGRGATGRVGDRRIGIVWHTPGTGKSLTMAFYAGCISREPAMANPTIVVLTDRNDSDGQLFNTFARCRDLLRQPPKLAQNRADLRRRLAVESGGVIFTPAWKLFPDAGNAQHRALSERRNIVVIADEVHSGQYDLVGGATHMRDALPNASFIGFTGAPIGQRDAHSRAVFGEYTSIYDIQRAIDDCATIPIYYENRLARLAVPQREQAATGRDFEEASARESVEPGEPPRTKRAQPEGIAGAERRVALARDIVAHFEQRIEALAGKAMIVCRSRRMCIDLYREIIRRRPAWRHIDDKGNIEIVITGTASDPPDWHAHIRGRAEHETLAKRFRDANDPLVMVLVCDMWLTGFDVPCLHTMYVDKPMRGRHLMQAIARVNRVFKDKPGGLIVDYVGLAHELKRARATYAESGGSGATVLEQSEAAAVLLEKYDVCVGLFQGFDRSAWATGTAAERLRLLPDAQEHILAQGTDTNDSGNGHGLNRPSGKEHFLRAARELSRAYALSVPHQHALRIRDDVGFFQAVAAALHKRAPGDAQPAEDMDPAVRPILSRAVTSEGMADLFATAGLDKPDASILSDDFLTRVRGMRQRNLAVDLLRKLLQGELVSRRPRNVVRSRFFAEKLESSIRDYRSRAITVAQVIEELIQLAREMRQAQGRGDKLRLSDDELAFYDALDADDSAVRVLGNETLQTMVRELVETVHGNVENDWMLRESVRVHLQTLVKRILRRHGYPTERQERAARAVLEQAENLFGG